In one window of Rhodopseudomonas palustris HaA2 DNA:
- a CDS encoding AI-2E family transporter: MTVPVIDRFQARNDLAWAIAIGGISTVAFGALLYTSWHFAGTLFLIFAGILFGVFLNALTDLAGKVVGGPHGLRLALVCCVLTVMFIGIAVLGGNTIAQQATALSGTIKAQIVNAKTFLERQGVDTSFMELNVVANAANSANAGSTAAEQQPLPQPRNLPSAGDLASGGGAIVSQTLKLILGTIGAVGNFFIVMFLGLAFAAQPDVYRRGLERVAPLRYRAQASAIVGDTGDMLKRWLLAQLITMSAVFAVTATGLSLIGIPGAFILGIQAGLLAFIPTVGAILGGLVIVLAAIGSGWFAVVSAFVLFLGVHALESYILTPLIQRQAIDIPPATLFAMQILLGIVFGLWGLAMALPLMAIGRVVINHLRAEPTPEMVSAAPPAVLAASPES; encoded by the coding sequence GTGACCGTCCCAGTGATCGATCGTTTCCAGGCCCGCAACGACCTCGCCTGGGCGATCGCCATCGGCGGGATCAGTACCGTTGCGTTCGGCGCCCTGCTCTACACCTCCTGGCATTTTGCCGGCACGCTGTTTCTGATCTTCGCCGGCATCCTGTTCGGGGTGTTCCTCAATGCGCTGACCGATCTGGCCGGCAAGGTGGTCGGCGGCCCGCACGGGTTGCGGCTGGCACTGGTTTGCTGCGTGCTCACGGTGATGTTCATCGGCATCGCGGTGCTCGGCGGCAACACCATCGCCCAGCAGGCGACCGCGTTGTCCGGCACCATCAAGGCGCAGATCGTCAACGCGAAGACCTTCCTCGAGCGGCAGGGCGTCGACACCAGTTTCATGGAACTCAACGTCGTCGCCAATGCCGCCAATTCCGCCAATGCCGGAAGCACCGCCGCCGAGCAGCAGCCGCTGCCGCAGCCACGCAATTTGCCCAGCGCCGGCGACCTCGCCTCCGGCGGCGGCGCGATCGTCAGCCAGACGTTGAAGCTGATCCTCGGCACCATCGGCGCGGTCGGCAACTTCTTCATCGTGATGTTTCTCGGCCTCGCCTTCGCCGCCCAGCCCGACGTCTACCGGCGCGGCCTCGAGCGGGTCGCGCCGCTGCGCTACCGCGCCCAGGCCAGCGCCATCGTCGGGGACACCGGCGATATGCTGAAGCGCTGGCTGCTGGCGCAGCTCATCACCATGTCGGCGGTGTTCGCGGTGACCGCGACCGGCCTGTCGCTGATCGGGATTCCCGGCGCCTTCATCCTCGGCATCCAGGCTGGCCTGCTCGCTTTCATCCCGACCGTCGGCGCCATTCTCGGCGGCCTGGTCATCGTCCTCGCCGCGATCGGGTCGGGCTGGTTCGCCGTGGTGAGCGCGTTCGTACTGTTTCTCGGCGTTCACGCGCTGGAGAGCTACATCCTGACGCCGCTGATCCAGCGTCAGGCGATCGACATTCCGCCGGCGACACTGTTCGCCATGCAGATCCTGCTCGGCATCGTATTCGGGCTGTGGGGGCTGGCGATGGCGCTGCCGCTGATGGCGATCGGACGAGTCGTGATCAACCATCTTCGCGCGGAGCCGACCCCCGAAATGGTCAGCGCCGCACCGCCGGCGGTGCTGGCCGCTAGCCCGGAATCGTGA